GGATCGGTTGCTCCCGTTGGTGTATGACCAGCTTCGGCGTGCGGCCCAGCAACGCATGGCTGGCGAAGGCGGCAGGCACACGCTCTCGGCGACCGCCCTCGTGCACGAAGCCTATTTGAATCTTGCCGGGCCGCGTCAGGTCGCGTGGGCGGGGCGGGCCCACTACTACGCCGCTGCGGCAGAGGCCATGCGGCGGATTCTGATCGACCATGCCCGTGCCAAGGCAGCGGGGATCCGCGGGGGTCCGGAGGCCCGCCGGGCGGCGGTCAGCCTCGCGGCGCTGCCCGATCCGAGTTCCGAGACAGAATCTTGCGGATTCCTGATCCTCAATGACGCGATCGTCCGCTTGGAGGGGGTGGACCCCAAGGCTGCGGCCGTCGTACGGCTCCGCTACTTCGCGGGGCTGAGCATCGAGCAGACCGCTTCGGCCCTGGGCGTCTCGACCCCGACGGTGAAGCGAACCTGGGCGTTCGCGCGGGGCTGGCTGAAGGAAGCGATCGAGTCAGAGCGAGTCTGACGGAGGACGACATGACCGAACACCCGCATGAAGACATCCGCCGCCTGTTCGACATGGTGCTGGATGCTCCGGCGGCTGAGCGTGAGTCGGTACTCGACCGAGAGTGCGCCGGCGACGAGAGGCTCAAACAACGCATCCGCGCGATGATCGCGGCGGCCCAGGACGATCGGTTTCTCGGCAACGCGACCGGGGGCGGGCTGGACGATGCGACGATGGACGCGCAGCCCGAGCGTGCTCCAAGCTCGTCGCCCCATGAATCCGTCGGCCAGCAGATCGGGCATTACAAGCTGCTCGAGAAGATCGGCGAGGGCGGATTCGGCTCGGTCTGGGCCGCCGAGCAGCGCGAGCCGGTGAATCGGCGTGTCGCGCTGAAGATCATCAAACTGGGAATGGACACGCGGCAGGTGGTGGCCCGCTTCGAGCAGGAACGGCAGGCGTTGGCGATGATGGACCACCCCAACATTGCCAAGGTGCTCGATGCGGGTGCGACGGAGACTGGGCGGCCGTTCTTCGTGATGGAACTGGTCAAGGGCGACCCGATCGTGGAGTACGCCGACAAGAACAACCTCTCCATCGAGGACCGGCTGGAGTTGTTCGCGCAGGTGTGCAACGCGGTGCAGCACGCGCACACCAAGGGGATCATCCACAGGGACATCAAGCCCAGCAACTTTCTGGTGAGCACGCAGGATGGCAGGCCGCACACGAAGGTGATCGACTTCGGCATCGCCAAGGCGACGGCGAGCAAACTGACGGAGAAGACGCTCTTCACCGAGCACAAGGCGCTGATCGGCACGCCCGAGTACATGAGCCCCGAGCAGGCCGAAGGCAGCCTCGACATCGACACACGCACGGACGTGTACAGCCTCGGGGTGCTGCTGTATGAGCTTTTGACGGGCACGACACCGTTCAGCAGCAAGGAACTCCGCTCCGCGGCTTACGGCGAGATCCAGCGGATCATTCGCGAGGTGGAGCCGCCCAAGCCGAGCACGCGTCTGAGCGCGAACTCTGACACGATCGCGAACGTGGCGGCGAAGCGGCACGTTGAGCCGAAGAAGCTCGGCACGATCGTGCGCGGCGAACTGGACTGGATCGTGATGAAGGCGCTCGAGAAGGACCGCCAGCGCCGCTACGAGACGGCCAATGGATTGGGGATGGATGTCCGGCGGTACCTGAGCGGCGAGGCGGTGCTGGCGGCGCCGCCGAGCACGGCGTACCGCTTCAGGAAGTTCATCCGTCGCTACCGCCCGCAGGTGATCGCGGCGGCACTGGTCGCCC
This region of Phycisphaeraceae bacterium genomic DNA includes:
- a CDS encoding sigma-70 family RNA polymerase sigma factor — translated: MARRATGARDGCHQLVPPALQLGILTPMEAEDATILMNAAAQGDHCAADRLLPLVYDQLRRAAQQRMAGEGGRHTLSATALVHEAYLNLAGPRQVAWAGRAHYYAAAAEAMRRILIDHARAKAAGIRGGPEARRAAVSLAALPDPSSETESCGFLILNDAIVRLEGVDPKAAAVVRLRYFAGLSIEQTASALGVSTPTVKRTWAFARGWLKEAIESERV
- a CDS encoding serine/threonine protein kinase, whose amino-acid sequence is MTEHPHEDIRRLFDMVLDAPAAERESVLDRECAGDERLKQRIRAMIAAAQDDRFLGNATGGGLDDATMDAQPERAPSSSPHESVGQQIGHYKLLEKIGEGGFGSVWAAEQREPVNRRVALKIIKLGMDTRQVVARFEQERQALAMMDHPNIAKVLDAGATETGRPFFVMELVKGDPIVEYADKNNLSIEDRLELFAQVCNAVQHAHTKGIIHRDIKPSNFLVSTQDGRPHTKVIDFGIAKATASKLTEKTLFTEHKALIGTPEYMSPEQAEGSLDIDTRTDVYSLGVLLYELLTGTTPFSSKELRSAAYGEIQRIIREVEPPKPSTRLSANSDTIANVAAKRHVEPKKLGTIVRGELDWIVMKALEKDRQRRYETANGLGMDVRRYLSGEAVLAAPPSTAYRFRKFIRRYRPQVIAAALVALALVAGLAGTAWQAREAAAQRDAAVLAGQQEAQQRAEAEQQRARADERADAAERAEQAAEAARDAEKERADQLKKVSDFQSQMLAQIDTTKAGVDLMADVRERFVAALEKAGVDEEERTARVDALRQELVRVNATDAAAAMIDRTILKPAIKAIDEQFTDDPATDASLRQALADLYRTIGLYDAAFPLQEYALATRRRVLGEEHPSTLTSINLMGVLLQDQGKLDQAEPYLREAMEKRRRVLGEEHPDTLTSISNMGFELQAQGKLDQAEPYYREALEKRRRVLGEEHPSTLTAINNMGFLLRDQGRLAEAEPYFREALEKCRLM